The genomic DNA GGTTGGGCCGCAGCCGAAAGCTGGGGCGGACCGTCCGGCCATCGACCTGAGCTCCCCCCTCGTGCACTAGCATTCGCATCTGATTGCGGCTGACCCCATCCAAGACCTGAGTCAGATACATGTCGATCCGCTCCCCCTGAGCGCTCTCGGGGACATGGATCGATCGATAAGTCGTCTCGGCAGCGGATTCCTGATCGTCCGAAGTCGCTTCGTCCAGGAGTTCTTCGTCGACAGGTTCTTCGTCGGTGGAGTGATCGTTCAAAGCAGGCTTTTGATGGAGGTTGCTGTCGAATTGGGGGAAGGAGCCAGCGGTCTGGCGGCCCTCGGAGCGTCATTGTAACGCATCTCGATTTTCCGGGACCTCGCCGCCCCGGCAATGGGGCTGCCGCAGATCGGCGGCGAAAAGCCACGATTGCGAACCGACCAACACCGCCCGGCGAAGCCAGCAGGGCCGGAATTTCGTAGTGGCGAAGCCACGGTATGCAACAGCCAGGGACGCAAGTCCCAGGGAGGCCGAATTGCGCCCCCCCAATGACCGACAGTCGCGAAGCGACGACATGCGATAGCCCAATCAACCGCGTCGCCATGCCGTCGCTTTCGCGACTGAGATGCTCCGCTGCGCACCAATTTCCTGGGACTTGCGTCCCAGGCTATCGCATGCCGTCGCTTTCGCGACTGTGGCAGCCCGGCTGGATCGAGCACGATCGCTTGGCGCCGTCGGACGCCCCTCCCCGAACCTCGCTTCGCTGGTTCGACCCTCCCCTAAACTGCGTTTTGGGGAGGGTGAAGTGACGGCTACATGCACCCGCCCAGCGAAGCAGGGAGGGTCGGAAAACAAGCGTTTAGCGAGTTTTCCGGGGAGGGTTTTGCGGCTGGATCGAGCACGATCGCTTGGCGCCGGCGGACGCCCCTCCCCGAACCTCGCTTCGCTGGTTCGACCCTCCCCTAAACTGCGTTTTGGGGAGGGTGAAGTGGCGTGTGCGGCGCCGCGGGGGCGGAAAACAAACGACCATCGCACGAAAAAAGCCCCGGGGACCAACTTGCTTCCCGGGGCTCGATTTGATTTCGATTGCGAATCGCAGACTATTCGGTCTTCGCTGGCTCTTCGGCAGCTGCGTCTTTCGCTTCGGCAGCCTCTTCCTTTGGAGCTGCTGCCGCCTCTTCTTTAGCTTCCGCTTCGGGAGCGTCGCTGACTTCGACATCCTTCAAATCGGGAGTCTCTGCCGGTGGCAAACCTTCGGCGGGGCCGTCGGGCAGGTCTTCCAGGCCAGGCAATCCGGGAGCGATCGAGGCCATGGAGACGGGTTGGTTTTCGCGGAACCATGTGTAGAAATCGCGAACGTCGTCGGTTCCCAGCAGGCGGATTCGTTCTTTGGCTTGTTCGGCCAAAGCTTCGGAGCTGGTGTTGTCCGCGACGATCTCGTAAGTCGCGATCGCTTGATCCAGGTCGCCTTGAGCTTCGTAGGCTTTGGCCAGCCCCAGGTTGGCTCGCGTCTTCAACAACGGGTCTTTGGCCGTCGCGAGTACGCTCTTGTAGTTTTCGGTGGCAGCTTCCAAAAATCCGGTCGCTTCATCGCGGTCGACAAACATCGACTCGATCCCCGCGCCCAGATTGTGATCGGCTTGAGCGATTTGAGCCCACTGGCCAGGCATCGTGTCGGCGAAGTCTTGGCTGACTCGCTTGAACGATTCGGGGTCTTCGTTGCTGGTTGCTAGCAAGAAGTCGAGGCTCGCCGTTGCGTCGTGAGCTTGCTTGCGCATGCTTACAAAGTTGTACGCGAACACGATCACGATCAACCCGATCACGCCGATCACGATCGCACGAAGATAGGGCGTGATGCTTTGGATACCGCTTCCTAAAGCATCCGCAAGTTCGTTTTGCTGCAATTGGTGCCGCTCTTCGCTCTTCATCAGTTCTTCCGATCCGGTGGATTTGATTTGTTGTCGGCGACACACCTGGACTGCGTTCGTCGCTCGGGGGGATTCGCCCCGAAGTATAGGAAGGGGAGGGATTTAGCGTCAATACGCGATCGCCACCCCGCAGCTTCAACCGTCGGCTGCGTGCGCCTGCAGAACTTCCAAGTCGATAAATTCTAGCGTCGAGATATGGGTGGCGTCCAGAACGACCGGCGGAGCCATCCCGGCCTGCCACGCTTCTTTCCATCGCAACGCGCACAAACACCAACGATTTCCCGGCTTCAGACCGGGGAAACCGTATTCGGCAACCGGCGTGCTGAGATCGTTGCCGACCGATTTGCTGAACTCCAGAAACTCGGCAGTGACCTGCGTGCAGACGATGTGCAGCCCCACATCCTCGCGCCCCGTATCGCAGCAACCGGTGCGATAAAATCCGGTCATCGGGTCGACGCTGCAAGTTTGCAGCGGTGTGCCCAAGACGTTCTTTGCCTTGCTCAAAGCTCGTTCCCTGTGTGTTCAATGCGATCCCAACGGCAACCAATGCGTCCCCAGTGCCCGGAGATCGGGTGCCGTTTCTCGATGGCCGAAGCGTCTATTGTGCCACCAACCCTCGATGTCCGAAAGCTCACGCGATTGGGCTTTCCTCACTAGCCCACGGTTTTGCTGGCAGCAACGCGTCGCGATCGGCCGCAACCGTCGCAAACATCGGCTCGGGGTCGTCGCGATCCCATTTTTGCTTTAACCTGAAATCACCACCGGGCCAACCGCACCAAGCCCGCTCGCGATGCCAAATCGATAGCAGATAAGAAGGCGTTTGATGGACTTAATTCTCGACAACTTGACCGACCCGCAGCGAGCCGCGGTCACGCACATGGATGGTCCGATGTTGATGCTCGCTGGCCCCGGCAGCGGCAAGACCCGCGTGGTCACTCATCGGATCGCGCATCTGTTGCGGGAAGGAGTCCCCGCGTCGCAGATCCTGGCGTTGACGTTCACCAACAAAGCGGCGGAGGAGATGTTGGCCCGCGTCCAACAACTCGCTCCCGGCGAACCGGTTTGGATGAGTACGTTTCACCGCTTTTGCGCTCGCATGCTGCGACAATATTCGTCGCTGGTCGGGCTGCAAGAGAACTATTCGATCTACGACATGGCCGACGCCAAGGCGACGATGAAGCGGGCGATCGAGGTCTCGGGGATCTCGCTGAGTCACACGTCGCCCGATCAGATCGCCAACGCGATCAGCCACTTCAAAAATCAATTGCTGACGCCCGAGTCGATGGAAGGGGCGAATTTGCCGGCGGGTAAAATGCTCGCCGCCAAGGTTTATCCTTATTACCAACAGTTGCTGTTGGTCGCCAACGCCGTCGATTTCGATTGCATGCTGCTGCACGTCGCCCGGATGTTGCGCGAGAACCCCGAATTGCGCGAAGCCTTGGATTCGCGGTTCCGCTACATCATGGTCGACGAATATCAGGACACCAACCTAGCGCAATATGCGATCGTCCGTTCGCTGTCGGTCGTCCACCAGAATCTGGCGGTGACGGGCGATCCCGACCAGTCGATCTACGGTTGGCGTGGAGCGAATCTGAACAACATCCTCGACTTTGAAAACGATTACCCGCAAGTCAAGACCGTTCGGCTGGAACAGAACTACCGCAGCACGCCCAACATTCTGCGGGTGGCCGATCAATTGATCACCAACAACACCCGCCGCAAGCACAAGGGGTTGTACACGCACAATCCCGAAGGAGCGGCGGTGCGGTTGCGGATCTACGCCAACGGTTATCAGGAAGCGGACGACATCGCCGATCAGATCGTCGAACAGATCCAGAATCACGGCCGCAGTCCGAAGGACTTTGCGATCCTGTGCCGGATGAATTATCTGACCCGTTCGTTGGAACATTCGCTCCGCTCCCGCGTCGTCCCCTACACGATCGTTCGGGGCGTCGAGTTCTATCAGCGGAAAGAGATCAAGGATCTGCTCTCCTATCTGCAACTGATCAACAACCCAGCCAACGACGCTGCGCTGTCGCGGATCGTCAACACGCCGGCTCGCGGGATCGGCAAGACGACGATGGACCGAGTGATGTTGTTCGCCGCTCGGCACCGGATTCCGCTGTTCGAAGCGATCTGCCGCTGCGATGAAATCGAATCGATCAAACCGCGAACCCGTGGGCTGTTGAAACGTTTTGTCGGAATCATCGACGCGCTCAGCCGGAAGGCTTCGTCCAGCCTCGAGGATCTGTTGCGGTTCGTGTTGGAGCAAACGCAGTACAGCGATTACCTGCGGTTTTCGACAGTCGAAGGAGAGGATAACGACGCGCTTGCGAACGTCGACGAATTGGTTTCCGCCGCCGTCGAATTCGATCGCCAGCATCCCGACGATGGATCGCTGGAAA from Rosistilla oblonga includes the following:
- a CDS encoding tetratricopeptide repeat protein encodes the protein MKSEERHQLQQNELADALGSGIQSITPYLRAIVIGVIGLIVIVFAYNFVSMRKQAHDATASLDFLLATSNEDPESFKRVSQDFADTMPGQWAQIAQADHNLGAGIESMFVDRDEATGFLEAATENYKSVLATAKDPLLKTRANLGLAKAYEAQGDLDQAIATYEIVADNTSSEALAEQAKERIRLLGTDDVRDFYTWFRENQPVSMASIAPGLPGLEDLPDGPAEGLPPAETPDLKDVEVSDAPEAEAKEEAAAAPKEEAAEAKDAAAEEPAKTE
- a CDS encoding DUF2237 family protein, with product MSKAKNVLGTPLQTCSVDPMTGFYRTGCCDTGREDVGLHIVCTQVTAEFLEFSKSVGNDLSTPVAEYGFPGLKPGNRWCLCALRWKEAWQAGMAPPVVLDATHISTLEFIDLEVLQAHAADG
- a CDS encoding ATP-dependent helicase; this translates as MDLILDNLTDPQRAAVTHMDGPMLMLAGPGSGKTRVVTHRIAHLLREGVPASQILALTFTNKAAEEMLARVQQLAPGEPVWMSTFHRFCARMLRQYSSLVGLQENYSIYDMADAKATMKRAIEVSGISLSHTSPDQIANAISHFKNQLLTPESMEGANLPAGKMLAAKVYPYYQQLLLVANAVDFDCMLLHVARMLRENPELREALDSRFRYIMVDEYQDTNLAQYAIVRSLSVVHQNLAVTGDPDQSIYGWRGANLNNILDFENDYPQVKTVRLEQNYRSTPNILRVADQLITNNTRRKHKGLYTHNPEGAAVRLRIYANGYQEADDIADQIVEQIQNHGRSPKDFAILCRMNYLTRSLEHSLRSRVVPYTIVRGVEFYQRKEIKDLLSYLQLINNPANDAALSRIVNTPARGIGKTTMDRVMLFAARHRIPLFEAICRCDEIESIKPRTRGLLKRFVGIIDALSRKASSSLEDLLRFVLEQTQYSDYLRFSTVEGEDNDALANVDELVSAAVEFDRQHPDDGSLETFLEQVALISDTDAWEESSDRVTLMTLHAAKGLEFPCVYIIGVEDQVLPHHRSHDDPMQFEEERRLLFVGITRAEQTLQLSMAKLRSARGSMRPAAASPFLLELPREEMQVIDAHQPTQYGDDNDFDVDVEYPEAWDMHADHDDDLNQLPPEERTPETTSTPRTAPIASVTTAAQMLEQQMANTIDPEIYTVGMIVSHPEYGSGRIQSLSGSGGKRTATVNFFVDSIERRFRLSHAQLTPESED